In Halorubrum sp. PV6, a single window of DNA contains:
- the sufB gene encoding Fe-S cluster assembly protein SufB codes for MSSQQDDLKETDTEARFEFKKEEKSAFKTDKGLTEETVRVISEDKDEPEWMLERRLRALKQYQEMPMPTDWPGQPDLSEVDIDEIVPYIRPDVDVRAGVDDWTELPDEIKDTFDKLGIPEAEKNALSGVGAQYESEVVYQNMQERWEEKGVIFCNMDEAVQEHEELVREHFMTKCVPPSDNKFAALHGAIWSGGSFVYVPENTTVDMPVQAYFRMNSEGMGQFEHTLIIAEEGSEVHYIEGCSAPKYSAFNLHSGGVEVFVGEDAHVQYSTVQNWSKNTYNLNTKRAIAEKGGRMEWISGSMGSKATMLYPSTILKGRGASDNHITIAFAGEGQNIDTGAKVYHNAPETKSTIESKSISKDGGRTNYRGLVHIADGAENSSTAVECDALMFDNESTSDTMPYMEINESKVDVAHEATVGKIGDEDIFYLQSRGLDDDDAKQMIVSGFIEPITEELPIEYAVELNRLVELEMEGSLG; via the coding sequence ATGAGTTCACAACAAGACGACCTCAAAGAGACAGACACCGAGGCCCGCTTCGAGTTTAAAAAGGAGGAGAAGTCCGCCTTCAAGACCGACAAGGGTCTCACCGAGGAGACGGTCCGCGTCATCTCGGAGGACAAAGACGAACCGGAGTGGATGTTAGAGCGGCGCCTGCGCGCGCTCAAGCAGTACCAAGAGATGCCGATGCCGACCGACTGGCCCGGCCAGCCGGACCTGAGCGAAGTCGACATCGACGAGATCGTTCCGTACATCCGGCCCGACGTCGACGTTCGGGCGGGCGTCGACGACTGGACGGAACTGCCGGACGAGATCAAAGACACCTTCGACAAACTGGGCATCCCGGAGGCCGAGAAGAACGCGCTCTCCGGCGTCGGCGCCCAGTACGAGTCGGAGGTCGTCTACCAGAACATGCAGGAGCGGTGGGAAGAGAAGGGCGTCATCTTCTGTAACATGGACGAGGCCGTCCAGGAGCACGAAGAGCTCGTCCGCGAGCACTTCATGACGAAGTGCGTCCCCCCGAGCGACAACAAGTTCGCCGCGCTGCACGGCGCCATCTGGTCCGGCGGCTCGTTCGTCTACGTGCCGGAGAACACCACGGTAGACATGCCGGTCCAAGCGTACTTCCGGATGAACTCCGAGGGGATGGGCCAGTTCGAGCACACGCTCATCATCGCCGAGGAGGGCTCCGAGGTCCACTACATCGAGGGCTGTTCCGCGCCGAAGTACTCGGCGTTTAACCTCCACTCCGGCGGCGTCGAGGTCTTCGTCGGCGAGGACGCACACGTCCAGTACTCGACCGTGCAAAACTGGTCGAAGAACACCTACAACCTGAACACGAAGCGCGCCATCGCCGAGAAGGGCGGGCGCATGGAGTGGATTTCCGGGTCGATGGGGTCGAAGGCGACGATGCTGTACCCGTCGACGATCCTGAAGGGTCGCGGCGCCTCCGACAACCACATCACCATCGCCTTCGCGGGCGAGGGCCAGAACATCGACACCGGCGCGAAGGTGTACCACAACGCGCCCGAGACCAAATCGACCATCGAGTCGAAATCGATCTCGAAGGACGGCGGCCGCACGAACTACCGGGGTCTCGTCCACATCGCCGACGGCGCCGAGAACTCCTCGACCGCCGTGGAGTGCGACGCGCTGATGTTCGACAACGAGTCGACCTCCGACACCATGCCGTACATGGAGATCAACGAGTCGAAGGTCGACGTCGCCCACGAGGCGACCGTCGGGAAGATCGGCGACGAGGACATCTTCTACCTGCAGTCGCGCGGTCTCGACGACGACGACGCCAAACAGATGATCGTTTCGGGCTTCATCGAGCCCATCACGGAAGAGTTGCCCATCGAGTACGCGGTCGAACTCAACCGGCTCGTCGAACTCGAGATGGAGGGCTCGCTCGGATAA
- a CDS encoding DNA polymerase domain-containing protein translates to MTQSGLSDFSSAGSAGDGTADSAEAERKDLAAQEAAAVAGGGRGHVSDVVDVDEAKFPESTGTVELMITQIDYAVEGYGSDEYPVVHVFGRRPVEGGDDAVEHVRVIGVEPYFYVPTADLDRDPTEAYDVVIGTREENVAGEPYESIRGEPLTRIVTRTPRDVGSIRDDFETSFEADILFPNRFLIDNGLNGGLRVEERRLDDEDGTIQVHEGHLEPAAVEADMRVNTFDIEVDDRRGFPEDGEEPIICLTSHDSYDDEYVVWLYDAPEAEVPAPEDLPEYKGIVGDENERLNFEVRTFEEEAAMLDAFVDYLQDTDPDLMTGWNFEDFDAPYVLDRLELLDETCEYDLDIDRLSRIGEVWRSGWGGPDIKGRVVFDLLYAYKRTMFTELESYRLDAVGERELGVGKERYTGDIGDLWEQDPERLLEYSIRDVELCVEIDRKQDVIAFWDEVRTFVGCKIEDAPTPGDTVDMYVLHKAFGKFALPTKGQQESEDFEGGAVFDPITGVKEMVTVQDLKSLYPMCMVTINAGPETKVDPAAYDGETYVAPNGTHFRKEPDGIMREMVDELLTEREEKKSLRNDHDPGTEPYEQFDRQQGAVKVIMNCFTPDTEVVTPDGVRPITDLEVGDAVYSLDPDTEEMTVKTVEETHAYPDYRGELVDMETSKIDFRVTPNHRMVVRKNETNGVTEDGYSFVEAGNLDRATNYELPHDWDGPDGERVDEVDLTEAIDGEYEVWVRPSVHGHTFTAELGWTPRRVPKADVGQTGYVFTASEFEEHREYVESVCETSFVHRESGRKWIPRTFDGDEFLELLAWYVTEGNVYTSEEKEFGDNRRGSATTVTIAQDAVADGGDSDHETIGDLLDRMGLDYYVDDQSYQFTSELLGDFLRDRCGDGSFAKRIPDRVFEATRAQKRAFLETLIDGDGDRQTGSWRYTTSNERLRDDVLRLCAHLGITASYNRDSGSWRVYVTEGGKNTLRMHRSGSRSEAEDGVYCVTVEDNHTLLAGRNGKFQFVGQSLYGVTGWDRFRLYDKEGAAAVTATGREVIDFTEEAANELDYEVAYGDTDSVMLSLSDMSKEEAIETSFEIEDHINERYDDFARDELNAEFHRFQIEFEKLYRRFFQAGKKKRYAGHIIWKEGKDVDDIDITGFEYKRSDIAQITKEVQQNVIETIVTGDDIDADLEEVKSYLVDVIARVLDGEMDLDEIGIPGGIGKKLDAYDTPTAQVRGAKYANRMLGTNFGSGSKPKRLYLKKVHPDFWQRMEKEEGFDPQRDHLYGEFKRDPDVICFEYADQVPEEFEVDWEKMLDKTLKGPIERVIEALGMSWEEVKTGQEQTGLGSFM, encoded by the coding sequence ATGACTCAGTCGGGGCTGTCTGACTTCTCGTCGGCCGGATCGGCGGGCGACGGCACAGCGGACAGCGCAGAGGCCGAACGGAAGGACCTGGCCGCACAGGAGGCGGCCGCCGTCGCCGGCGGCGGACGCGGACACGTCAGCGACGTGGTCGACGTCGACGAGGCGAAGTTCCCGGAGTCGACGGGGACCGTCGAGTTGATGATCACTCAGATCGACTACGCCGTGGAGGGGTACGGCAGCGACGAGTACCCGGTCGTTCACGTGTTCGGCCGCCGGCCGGTCGAGGGCGGCGACGACGCCGTCGAGCACGTCCGCGTGATCGGCGTCGAGCCCTACTTTTACGTGCCGACGGCCGACCTCGACCGCGATCCGACCGAAGCGTACGACGTGGTGATCGGCACGCGAGAGGAGAACGTCGCGGGCGAACCGTACGAGAGCATCCGCGGCGAACCGCTCACGCGGATCGTCACGCGCACGCCCCGAGACGTCGGGAGCATCCGCGACGACTTCGAGACCAGTTTCGAGGCAGATATTCTCTTCCCGAACCGCTTTTTAATCGACAACGGACTCAACGGCGGCCTCCGCGTCGAAGAGCGGCGGCTCGACGACGAGGACGGGACGATACAGGTCCACGAGGGGCACCTCGAACCCGCCGCGGTCGAGGCCGACATGCGGGTGAACACCTTCGACATCGAGGTCGACGACCGACGCGGGTTCCCCGAGGACGGCGAGGAGCCGATCATCTGTCTCACCAGCCACGACTCCTACGACGACGAGTACGTCGTCTGGCTGTACGACGCCCCGGAAGCCGAGGTCCCGGCGCCGGAGGATCTGCCAGAGTATAAGGGAATCGTAGGCGACGAAAACGAGAGGCTCAACTTCGAGGTCCGGACGTTCGAGGAGGAAGCCGCGATGCTCGACGCGTTCGTCGACTACCTCCAAGACACCGACCCGGATCTCATGACCGGGTGGAACTTCGAGGATTTCGACGCGCCGTACGTTCTCGACCGATTGGAACTGCTGGATGAGACCTGCGAGTACGACCTCGACATCGACCGCCTCTCCCGGATCGGCGAGGTGTGGCGGTCCGGCTGGGGCGGCCCGGATATTAAAGGCCGAGTCGTCTTCGACCTCCTCTACGCCTACAAGCGCACGATGTTCACCGAGTTGGAGTCGTACCGACTCGACGCGGTCGGCGAGCGCGAACTCGGGGTCGGCAAGGAGCGCTACACGGGCGACATCGGCGACCTCTGGGAGCAGGACCCAGAGCGCTTACTGGAGTACAGCATCCGCGACGTGGAGCTGTGCGTCGAGATAGACCGGAAACAGGACGTGATCGCCTTCTGGGACGAGGTGCGCACCTTCGTCGGCTGTAAGATCGAGGACGCGCCGACGCCCGGCGACACCGTCGACATGTACGTCCTTCACAAGGCGTTCGGGAAGTTCGCGCTCCCGACGAAGGGCCAACAGGAGTCGGAAGATTTCGAGGGCGGCGCCGTCTTCGACCCGATCACGGGCGTCAAGGAGATGGTGACGGTCCAGGACCTGAAGAGCCTCTACCCGATGTGCATGGTGACGATAAACGCCGGCCCGGAGACGAAGGTCGACCCCGCGGCGTACGACGGCGAGACGTACGTCGCGCCCAACGGGACCCACTTCCGGAAGGAGCCGGACGGGATCATGCGCGAGATGGTCGACGAGCTCCTCACCGAGCGCGAAGAGAAGAAGTCGCTCCGGAACGACCACGACCCCGGCACCGAGCCCTACGAGCAGTTCGACCGACAGCAGGGTGCTGTGAAGGTTATTATGAACTGCTTCACGCCGGACACCGAGGTCGTGACCCCCGACGGCGTGCGACCGATCACGGATTTGGAGGTCGGTGACGCCGTCTACTCGCTCGATCCCGACACGGAAGAGATGACAGTCAAGACCGTCGAGGAGACCCACGCGTACCCCGACTACCGGGGAGAACTCGTCGACATGGAGACCTCGAAAATCGACTTCCGCGTGACGCCGAACCACCGGATGGTGGTCCGGAAAAACGAGACGAACGGGGTGACGGAAGACGGATACAGCTTCGTCGAGGCCGGCAATCTCGACCGCGCGACCAACTACGAACTGCCTCACGACTGGGACGGCCCCGACGGCGAACGGGTCGACGAAGTCGATCTGACCGAGGCCATCGACGGCGAGTACGAGGTGTGGGTTCGACCGAGCGTCCACGGCCATACGTTCACCGCCGAACTCGGCTGGACGCCGCGGCGCGTTCCGAAGGCGGATGTCGGACAGACCGGCTACGTGTTCACCGCCTCGGAGTTCGAGGAACACCGCGAGTACGTCGAGTCGGTGTGCGAGACGAGTTTCGTCCACCGCGAGTCAGGTCGGAAGTGGATCCCGAGAACGTTCGACGGGGACGAGTTCCTCGAACTGCTCGCGTGGTACGTTACGGAGGGGAACGTGTACACGTCCGAAGAGAAGGAGTTTGGCGACAACCGTCGGGGCTCGGCGACGACGGTGACGATCGCACAGGACGCTGTGGCGGACGGCGGCGACTCCGACCACGAGACGATCGGGGATCTCCTCGATCGGATGGGGCTCGACTACTACGTCGACGACCAGAGCTATCAGTTCACCTCGGAGTTGCTCGGAGACTTCCTCCGAGACCGCTGCGGCGATGGGAGCTTCGCCAAGCGGATCCCGGACCGCGTCTTCGAGGCGACGAGGGCGCAGAAACGCGCGTTCCTGGAGACGCTGATCGACGGCGACGGTGATCGACAGACCGGCTCATGGCGGTACACGACGTCGAACGAGCGGTTACGGGACGACGTGCTCCGCCTCTGTGCTCACCTCGGGATCACCGCGAGCTACAACCGAGACAGCGGGAGCTGGCGAGTTTACGTCACGGAAGGCGGGAAAAACACGCTTCGGATGCACCGGAGCGGGTCCCGGAGCGAGGCCGAAGACGGCGTCTACTGCGTGACTGTCGAAGACAACCACACGCTCCTCGCGGGGCGGAACGGGAAGTTCCAGTTCGTCGGGCAGTCGTTGTACGGCGTGACGGGGTGGGACCGGTTCCGACTCTACGACAAAGAGGGCGCGGCGGCCGTCACGGCGACCGGTCGCGAGGTCATCGACTTCACCGAGGAGGCCGCAAACGAGCTCGACTACGAGGTTGCGTACGGTGACACGGACAGCGTCATGCTTTCGTTGTCAGACATGTCGAAGGAGGAGGCGATCGAGACCTCCTTCGAGATAGAAGACCACATCAACGAGCGCTACGACGACTTCGCCCGCGACGAGTTGAACGCCGAGTTCCACCGGTTCCAGATCGAGTTCGAGAAACTCTACCGGCGGTTCTTCCAGGCGGGCAAAAAGAAGCGATACGCCGGCCACATCATCTGGAAGGAGGGGAAAGACGTCGACGACATCGACATCACCGGCTTCGAATACAAGCGCTCGGACATCGCACAGATCACGAAGGAGGTCCAGCAGAACGTCATCGAGACGATCGTGACGGGCGACGATATCGACGCGGACTTAGAGGAGGTGAAATCGTACCTCGTCGACGTCATCGCGCGGGTTCTCGACGGCGAGATGGACCTCGACGAGATCGGGATTCCGGGCGGGATCGGCAAGAAGCTCGACGCCTACGACACCCCGACCGCGCAGGTGCGAGGCGCAAAGTACGCGAACCGGATGCTCGGGACCAACTTCGGCAGCGGGTCGAAGCCGAAGCGGCTCTATCTGAAGAAGGTCCACCCCGACTTTTGGCAGCGGATGGAAAAAGAGGAGGGATTCGACCCACAGCGAGACCACCTGTACGGGGAGTTCAAACGCGATCCGGACGTGATCTGTTTCGAGTACGCCGACCAGGTCCCCGAGGAGTTCGAGGTCGACTGGGAGAAGATGCTGGACAAGACGTTGAAAGGGCCGATCGAGCGCGTGATAGAGGCGCTGGGGATGTCGTGGGAGGAGGTCAAGACGGGCCAAGAACAGACCGGGCTCGGCTCGTTCATGTAG
- a CDS encoding ABC transporter ATP-binding protein gives MATLEINDLHARVAEEGGERILRGVDLTVESGEIHALMGPNGSGKSTLAKVIAGHPAYEVTGGEVLLHLDEEDVADIDGDLDDEDYHWELLELEPNERAALGIFLGFQYPAEIEGVTMTNFLRQSLNAKADEREELFEDEDAEAADDDDGDAGYETSPMEGPADDGEIGVAEFQEILSEKMELLDMDERFMQRYLNAGFSGGEKKQNEVLQAAMLEPAVAVLDEIDSGLDIDRLQDVSKGINALRDEQGTGVLQITHYQRILDYVEPDHVHVMLDGEVVKSGGPELAEKLEDKGYDWVREDAFEAA, from the coding sequence ATGGCAACTCTCGAAATCAACGATCTTCACGCACGAGTGGCGGAAGAGGGCGGCGAACGTATTCTTCGCGGGGTCGACTTGACCGTCGAGTCCGGAGAGATCCACGCGCTGATGGGTCCCAACGGCTCCGGGAAGTCGACGCTTGCGAAGGTAATCGCCGGACACCCGGCCTACGAGGTCACGGGCGGCGAGGTCCTGCTCCACCTCGACGAAGAGGACGTCGCTGACATCGACGGCGACCTCGACGACGAAGATTACCACTGGGAGCTGCTCGAACTCGAACCCAACGAGCGCGCCGCGCTCGGCATCTTCCTCGGGTTCCAGTACCCGGCGGAGATCGAGGGTGTCACGATGACGAACTTCCTCCGTCAGTCCCTCAACGCCAAGGCGGACGAGCGTGAGGAGCTGTTCGAAGACGAGGACGCCGAAGCGGCCGACGACGACGACGGGGACGCCGGCTACGAGACCTCCCCGATGGAGGGTCCCGCCGACGACGGCGAGATCGGTGTCGCGGAGTTCCAGGAGATTCTCTCGGAGAAGATGGAACTGCTCGACATGGACGAGAGGTTCATGCAGCGGTACCTCAACGCCGGCTTCTCCGGCGGCGAGAAGAAACAGAACGAGGTCCTGCAGGCCGCAATGTTAGAGCCCGCGGTCGCCGTCCTCGACGAGATCGACTCGGGGCTGGACATCGACCGACTGCAAGACGTCTCGAAGGGGATCAACGCGCTCCGCGACGAGCAGGGCACGGGCGTCCTCCAGATCACTCACTACCAGCGGATCCTCGACTACGTCGAACCCGACCACGTCCACGTCATGCTTGACGGCGAGGTCGTCAAGAGCGGCGGCCCGGAGCTCGCCGAGAAGCTCGAGGACAAGGGGTACGACTGGGTCCGCGAGGACGCGTTCGAGGCCGCGTAA